The following proteins come from a genomic window of Ilumatobacter coccineus YM16-304:
- a CDS encoding Zn-ribbon domain-containing OB-fold protein, which yields MSDAALASKIPHVDYLVLDDGDPYLVAEECTSCGARFFGRRNACAACFATEFTTVPIAREGTVTAFTIVAFAAPGVPVPFVASVVDCDGTSVKGNIINVDPDPANIQTGMKVRLATYSLGTDDNGVEAIGYGFEP from the coding sequence ATGTCCGATGCCGCGCTCGCCTCGAAGATCCCGCACGTCGACTACTTGGTGCTCGACGACGGTGACCCGTACCTCGTTGCCGAGGAGTGCACGTCGTGTGGCGCTCGCTTCTTCGGTCGGCGCAATGCGTGTGCCGCCTGTTTCGCGACGGAGTTCACGACGGTGCCGATCGCTCGGGAGGGCACGGTGACGGCGTTCACGATCGTGGCGTTCGCGGCGCCCGGTGTGCCGGTGCCGTTCGTTGCGTCGGTCGTCGACTGCGACGGCACGAGCGTCAAGGGCAACATCATCAACGTCGATCCCGACCCGGCGAACATCCAGACCGGCATGAAGGTTCGCCTCGCCACCTACTCGCTCGGCACCGACGACAACGGCGTCGAAGCCATCGGCTACGGCTTCGAGCCATGA